Proteins from a genomic interval of Rosa chinensis cultivar Old Blush chromosome 2, RchiOBHm-V2, whole genome shotgun sequence:
- the LOC112187783 gene encoding uncharacterized protein LOC112187783 isoform X2, giving the protein MATWPSSSDPSNQEAVAIRKRNKSDQIKFLIPLIYAPVLPLIRLTLRKNPVVRDRLFTAVLVGAFAHGSYLVTDLYDIESK; this is encoded by the exons ATGGCCACCTGGCCCTCCTCATCCGATCCTTCTAATCA GGAAGCTGTTGCAATAAGGAAGAGAAACAAGTCTGATCAAATTAAGTTCTTGATTCCTCTCATCTACGCCCCTGTTCTTCCCCTCA TTCGACTCACACTGCGGAAGAATCCGGTTGTGCGGGACCGTTTGTTTACTGCTGTGTTGGTTGGAGCATTTGCTCATGGCTCTTATTTGGT GACAGATCTTTATGATATCGAGAGCAAGTAA
- the LOC112187783 gene encoding uncharacterized protein LOC112187783 isoform X1 yields the protein MATWPSSSDPSNQEAVAIRKRNKSDQIKFLIPLIYAPVLPLIRLTLRKNPVVRDRLFTAVLVGAFAHGSYLVYPFIDIEFRYDCYTVFSC from the exons ATGGCCACCTGGCCCTCCTCATCCGATCCTTCTAATCA GGAAGCTGTTGCAATAAGGAAGAGAAACAAGTCTGATCAAATTAAGTTCTTGATTCCTCTCATCTACGCCCCTGTTCTTCCCCTCA TTCGACTCACACTGCGGAAGAATCCGGTTGTGCGGGACCGTTTGTTTACTGCTGTGTTGGTTGGAGCATTTGCTCATGGCTCTTATTTGGTGTATCCTtttattgatatcgaattccGTTATGATTGTTATACTG TATTCTCATGTTGA
- the LOC112189674 gene encoding GTP-binding nuclear protein Ran-3, whose translation MALPNQQTVDYPSFKLVIVGDGGTGKTTFVKRHLTGEFEKKYEPTIGVEVHPLDFFTNCGKIRFYCWDTAGQEKFGGLRDGYYIHGQCAIIMFDVTARLTYKNVPTWHRDLCRVCENIPIVLCGNKVDVKNRQVKAKQVTFHRKKNLQYYEISAKSNYNFEKPFLYLARKLAGDTNLHFVESPALAPPEVQIDMATQQQHEAELVAAAAQPLPDDDDDAFD comes from the exons ATG GCTTTGCCGAACCAACAGACTGTGGATTATCCGAGCTTCAAGCTCGTCATCGTCGGCGACGGAGGCACCG gaaagaccactttcgtGAAGAGACATCTTACCGGAGaatttgagaagaaatatgaAC CAACTATTGGTGTGGAGGTTCATCCTCTAGACTTCTTCACAAATTGTGGAAAGATCCGCTTTTACTGCTGGGATACTGCTGGCCAAGAGAAATTTGGTGGTCTTAGAGATGGTTACTA CATCCATGGGCAATGTGCAATTATTATGtttgatgttactgcaagattGACATACAAGAATGTTCCTACATGGCACCGTGATCTTTGCAG GGTTTGTGAGAACATACCCATTGTTCTCTGTGGAAACAAGGTTGATGTGAAGAACAGGCAGGTTAAAGCTAAGCAGGTGACCTTTCATAGGAAGAAGAACCTGCAGTACTATGAGATATCTGCAAAGAGCAACTACAATTTCGAGAAACCTTTCCTCTACCTGGCCAGGAAGCTGGCAGG TGACACCAATCTTCATTTCGTCGAGTCTCCAGCTCTTGCTCCCCCGGAAGTCCAGATTGACATGGCTACTCAACAACA GCACGAGGCTGAGCTTGTAGCTGCAGCTGCCCAACCTCTTCCCGATGACGatgatgatgcatttgactAG
- the LOC112183505 gene encoding uncharacterized protein LOC112183505 yields the protein MSTNLIHFRPALTAPCASANRKPEPARTSKWWSPLFGWSAEPDYIDSNNSKSSSEPAEDGPESKQRRSRFAPGCFTEEKAKQLRLKTIETETFHDAMYHSSIATRLASDFKNRSDL from the coding sequence atgTCCACCAATCTCATCCACTTCCGGCCAGCCCTCACCGCCCCGTGCGCCTCCGCGAACCGGAAGCCCGAGCCGGCCCGCACCTCCAAGTGGTGGAGCCCTCTCTTCGGCTGGTCCGCCGAACCGGACTACATTGACTCCAACAACTCCAAATCCTCCTCCGAGCCGGCCGAGGACGGACCGGAGTCCAAACAGCGGCGATCTCGGTTCGCGCCGGGCTGCTTCACGGAGGAGAAGGCCAAGCAGCTCCGGCTCAAGACCATCGAAACGGAGACGTTTCACGACGCCATGTACCACTCATCGATCGCCACCAGACTCGCCTCCGATTTCAAGAACCGGTCCGATCTCTGA